DNA sequence from the Glycine soja cultivar W05 chromosome 18, ASM419377v2, whole genome shotgun sequence genome:
GGATAATTACTAAATCCAAAATTATACCTAAACATTTTGGAACTAGACACTTCCATTAGTAGCCAAATCGACACTTGCAATTTGTTGAATTGTTGTATCTTTATTCTTTTGTTGCTCCCTACAAATTCATGATTGGATAATTTTGGACCCTAGTGTTATGTCAACAAGTGTCAAATTGTCATGTTGTTTGCCTTGTTAGCATGTTAGCAAATCAATATCATACATTACATTACTGACATgctatgttaataatttttgttaaaaattgacAATAGACTAATGAGTAGATCAAATTGCACAATATAAAAAGTGAGAGTGCAAAAGTATATTTTGGGGCCAATTCTAGGGTAGACCACTTGATAAGTGGTCTATAATAAACCATAATTCTTAACCATTAGATCAATCTTGTTACTATACATTTGTTCACACCAAATCCCCCAAATCTTTGTCGTAACTCCCTTGACCACCTTCAATCGACGgtggtgttttttttctttttccttccttaCCTCCATCTTGTCTCTCTTTTCTCCCACAATCTCTtcaaccttttttttcctttcccatGCCATGAGGGTCGATGCATGGATAGATCCATACCGACACCAATGCCACATAAATCTTGCATTTGTATTCTCTTTTACAAGTTTAGGCATTTTCACCACAGGAGGATAATGGAGAGAAATTTGGAGCTTCCAATGTCACTGTGAGATTCATACCTAAATGGTTGAACCCGTCAGTGTAACAACTCGCTTTGCCGCTACGACATCACTCATTATAAAATGtgacatttcaattttaagtgaaagctccattaatttgattatgaaaacgATGATAAATTTTTCACTATATACACTAATCAAAGAACACACAAACACatgaatacatacatacatacatacaaatatataattcaCATGTCAGAACACTAAttcaatttttacatatatataaacttggGACTTACATGCCCAATCAAGGAGCCAACTAAGGAAGAGTTGATAACAAAATACAACTCTTTcccaaaataaatttcaacgtTATCGCATTGGCTTGGCGGCTCCAACAAAAGACTTCCCTCCAAGTCACCTACTGCTGCTCATGTGCTCCTATGAAtgaaagttcgagatcatcataggcaccaaccacacggtacaaaaattacaagggtgagtttattataaaagatcaacaaacatCAAATGAcaatgattaaaaagaaaacaataacaataaccacAATCATTCTCAATAATCCATCAATATACTTAACGAACTAGTCATGACTTTTCCACAGTTCAAATCAATTATGCTCAAAATGATGCATGTACCTAACTTAACTttaaaatgcaatgtggtaccatttatcaggaaatagcctaaacGTGTCCATaggacactctcacttaggacaACTAGACAACAAATATCGAGATCACCCTGTCGTGCACAAGTAACTTCCCCCACATGGTGATCAACCTaagtctcaaggaagtttcaaACCGAGTGATAtgccccaagtacaagtatttttcctCATAAAAGGCTacgagtacttactgacaaagtttatactatttccatacaatatgaagtatggaacatgagcatcatcaatgcactaaccatggataattaaagattctaagtcattcCCTTCTTTCTCCTGgtatgcttaaaactctttaaacaCTCTATTTCTCCctccagggatatccaacatggtcactgcaccccatgtgcatacacaacatacatcatcgcaatgacatcatcaacatcatctcaatatcatcatcaacatcaatatcatctcaatatcatcatcaacatgaCAAGCAATCGCATTCCGCATACATACTTAAAAATTCATGCCTGGGATTCACAttccccaggtcttcaaacaacacaaaccTCATACAACAACCATCCATAATATCACGAGACTAATATCTTaaggaaaattataaattaaaaaggataattatgatattcaaaacaaaactcttatgctcatttaaaatttaattaaaaaaagtaaataaaataacaaatataaagaGTCTCCTCTGTAATTAagacttttcccaaaaattTCAATCTTATAACGACAACATCATTGataatttcattcatcaataaaaaatatatcacacccattagttaaaaacacaatttttattgaaaactaacgtgcacatcaataacaaatatatcacatccattagttaaaaacacattttttcttgaaaaccaacatgcatAGGGACAAACATACATCCCCATAATTGAGTTCCTTGACCCCAACTATGATATCAAAAGCtgtaaacaaacaataaactcccctcacctataaGGTTAATATCAACATTTGGGGTCAAATacccattcaatttaaaaaaagggCTAAAGGGGTGTTTTGAGATCCACATCAAAGAGACGTCAATTTGAAATTCCGATTATGCCATTGTGATCAGGGTTTAGTGAAGGTTACAAAAACaaagtctattttataaaagacaacttttacaacgtctcattttcaagggtctttcaaagaaagtgtaaaaacatccaatAATGGTATCCAAGTTACAAGAGATGCAAAGATAAGCTCAGACTAACTAGGAGAATGCTTAGTAATCATGGTTACCTCCAAGAAACCGCACAGGGAGGATTGGAGGCTCCATTCTCTACCAAATCCTCgagttgagttttgaagatttcacttcgattaaagtgttcattTTCATGCAGTGGTCTTGCGGCAAGTAATGGCAGCTCGTGGCAGTCATCGGAGGTCGATGATGGTGGATGAGGAGGTTGGGGGTGTTGGGTGAGGGTTTAGGAGCGAAGAAGGAAGCAAAATGGGTTTTTTACGCTAGTGGACGTATTTGTAGCCTACAAGACTCGCCCAGGTGAAATTTTGCTCACCTAGGAGAGCTGATCCAACTCagactcgcctgggcgagttctGGGCGAATTATGCTCCAACATATTTTACTGCTTTTATAATATATCATATCTCAcacttcaaatattattttgaaaatctcaATAGTAAAAACGTGCAGACTTGAGTTGCAAGCTTACAATCCAAATTTGAaggtgatccaacggttaacgaatccagGATCACAATTTTACCGGAACAAGTTTaggtaaaacttgaaatctcataatttcagcCTAAGTCAATAAAattccacataactcaacatccacaccAAGAAAATTACACATGGCTTATTCACACAatacctcaactcatccaaATTAATCGAGTAATCAAATAATACAAGAAATACatcaaacatctatttttttgttatcgAAATTTTAGGGCATTACAATTAGAGCCTTTCTTAGGTCTATTTCCCATTTTGATGGTTGTTGCTCTTGTTCTTAACCCATGGCCCAAATTCATTCCTAGATCCATTTGCGAGTGATAGAGAGACGAACATCAAAGAGAAGCGGAGATGAATATACGACAACGAAAGGGGAACATGTATTGTTGCTAGGTCGGGGTTGTACCTAGGAAGTCTTGTTGAGCCCATCTCTTTTTTCAACTGTAGAGAAatcaagtaaaaaattaaacatgaaattaGGGTAGGGAAGGGAAGGGAGCAAAGGGGTGCTCCTTTGGGTTGGTAAATGACACTTTGTTAGCTGGCACGAATGTGAATGGGCTTGTGGGTACGATGACGATGTACGGGGGGTTGCTGGAGAATGGGAAGGGGAGGCGATAGTTGTTGTCGTCGATGAAGGAGTCTTCATGGAGAATAAAGGAGGTGGGAGGGGTCTAAGGTGTGGCTCATGGGTTTTGAAATGCCTTCGACAATGGAGAATGGTGATTGGAGAATTTTGTCGGGAAAAGGTTGAAAGATCTAGTATAAACTGATCAATGCCATGTAATCACTAACATGTTATGTTaacaatttttgttaaaaatttgaCAATAAGCTGATGACTAGATCAAATTGCATAGTCAAAAAAGTTAGAGAATTAAAGTATATTTTGGTCCTTAGTGTTATGTCAACAAGTATCAAACTCTCATGCAGTTTGTATTGTTAGCATGTTAGCAAATTAATGTCATGTAATTACTAACATGTTCTGTTaacaatttttgttaaatatttgacAATAAACTAATGAACATATCAAATTGCACActcaaaaaaatgagaaaaagaaaagtatattTTGGCACTTGTGTTATGTCAACAAGTTTCAAACTATCATGTTGTTTGTCTTGTTAGCAAATCAACGTTATGTAATTACTAACCTGCTATGTTAACATTACTATATCAAATtgcacaataaaaaatatgagagaataaaaatatatttaaacatttttgttttacaaaatactcttcctaaaaattaattttagatgtaTGCTTTGAAATTAGTgatatattatgaaaattaatttcctTAAAGTAGTTCTTATGAAaactaatttgtataaaatctaCAAAAAGCTAAAACAAAGGTGTTCACAAAAGATGCAAACACAGacataaaatgagaaaatttgAAAGGAGAAATATTAATGTTAAACTTTCACATCATTTcagaggaaaaatataaaaagaaatagaaaaaataaaaagaatgataaaatataatatatgatatgatGAAAAAGGTAGAGGCAAAGAACAAAAAAGTGAGTGAGTTGTATGTTTATTATTGCTCAATTGAAAAGGGTGGAAGTGAGTTTGGCATGTGAGAAACTTCTACATAGAAaagtaaataggcaatttagtccctgtaCCTTTTTTTGCATATTAATCCCTAACTTAATGTTAAATCCAAAATAATCCATATCTTTgtataagtgttgcaaaattgTCTTCGTCGTTAGATTCAAGTAATGCCGTTAGTGAAGTGCATTGTTGGCAATTTAGTGTCACGTAGACCATCCAACGTGGCACTCAACCCCTGtgtttcttcttcatcatccttcatcttcatcttcttcttctccttctccctctCCCTTTCTCCCCTTCCCAATGTCATCTCTCCACCTTCTTCCCGGTGCCACCACTGCCCCCAACTTTCCCCTCCAAAACCCTAACCCCCAAAAAACCCAAACCCCCTGCAGACACCACGGTTTTTCAGATTGGAAGCAACTATTGGATGACTTTAGAAACTCATATTTCTGCAACTGCAGAAACTGGTATTGAAAGCTTTAATATAGTTTTAACAGCTGGTGATTACTCACTTCATGCCAATAGCATGCAATGTATTGGACTGTTCACTTGATCACCCATCTTCCCCTCATGACCCACCTCaccttaaaatagttttttgtattttttacactagggtctcttttttctttttgagaaaataaaaaataaattttttcaacaTATGTGTTCCTGGCTCATTTTGATATTGCTTTCAGGGGGGCATCTTCCATAAATCACACATGATGTCCATTTTTTGGGAAAAGCATCCTATGTATGATGGTAAAATCCCCACTCCACATCACTACAACAGGTCAGCTCCACAGGTTTTGTTTAACTTCCTCCTTTTGGCAACAGGGCTATTGTGTGAAGAATTAACACATGAACTAAACAACCATCATCAGCATTTATCATCTATTAAAAGTaatcaactaaaaaattatcacaGTGTAACAAAGTAAAacccatgtattttttttaatcttgtgaTTGGACCCCATCCTACCTGCAAAcattgagagaaaaataaaaaacattttccaaactAATGATAAACACGCCACAGCCATTAATTGCATTGTCCAAACTCTTCCTTTCTGCGATTGGAAGAAAAAACATTAGATCACAACCAGAGGAAAAAATAatctgttttaaaaaaaaaagaataatcttGTCTTCTCTTCAATCCTCGACTTACTGGTAAGTCATATGCACAAAGGAATCGGTCCAAGTAATTTATAGATAGATATCCACATAGAGGACCAAATCCAAAGTTAGATAATCTTTAGTTAGATCATGGTAAAAGACAATTAGATAAATACTAAATAATCCTCGGTTCAAGCTAAATCCAAAGTTCTGAGCCTAGTTTTGAACATCTTTAAacacatgaacaaaatattTCCATTCAATCAGCTTCAGAACTTGCAATTTAAACCCCAAATGGTACCAAGGGAATCATCGATTCATCATCAAACACtggaatttgaaattcaaataaaacgcTCCCCAAAGATTTCAGATTTCATCTCAGACCAACAAAacagtgaaaacaaaacaaaaaaaaagattagaGCTTTGGAGTgattaaagaaagaagaaaaaggaaaactgTCAAACTCACCTTGAGAATCCGATCAACGACCTCCATTCTGGCACCGAAGTCCAAATCCCCAGTTTGAAGCTTATTCAAGCAACGCAAACCAGGCCAGTGTTGGCACTCTTTTTCCACCATCATCGCCAAGCTTTCATCACTCAGCAATGGCAACTCATCTGGCTCTTCATCAAAGTGGCGCTTCCTAGGACTCCACGTGTCCTCACACATCCCCATCATCGACATCATCGTACCCCCATTATTATGGCTCTCGTCGAAAACGGTGTTGTCCTCTGTGCAAAGGAGGCTAGAAGCAAAGTCAAAACTGGGTGCCATTGCAAGACCTCGAATTGAAACTCAACTACCCTCTTCCTCCAAATTCTTCacgctaaaaaaaaaataacgaaaCTTTATTTTCAGATTATTGATAGGGTCTGTGTGACAGTGTGTGTAGGCGAGTGGAGTTTCTTTTATGAACTTGTTAAAAGGAAGAGATGACAATCTGTggaaataagaataataaaaccGCTTCGGGAAATTGCCTTTACTTCATTTTTGAATgctttttaacttaattttttttttaattttttaattcagtcCTTATCACATGAATTGCTGAGGTGAATTTAAACTTGTCACATGAGATTATTTAAGTGGACTAGGTTTACTAAATAGACATTTAAAGGAAATTAGATTTTAACAACTgaaatttatttacataatgaatataaaagatatggattattttgaatttaaggaTTAATATACAAAAGATATATAATATCAGAAACTAAATTATCTATTTCCTCTTTCTCAGAATCAAAAGCTCTCTCCTTTGGGCATCATTCTACAAATTGCACCAGCCATCTCTATCATTGGAAGCTTCACAAAAGGTTGCAATTATTTGGCACCCCCCCCAATACCTGTGTTGGTCTGTTTAGAGACCATTTTGGGAAGGCTCTAGGCAGCTTTTGCAGTTATATTGGTATATCTACAACCTTTGTTGTTGAGCTTTGGGGTGCCATTTTGACAGTTAAAACAACTTGGCAGAAAGGCTGAACTTTTTTTGGCTTGAGACCGACTCAACCTTAGTCGTTCTGTCCTTTTACAAGCCTTCTCTTGTCCCCTGGAAACTCAGGAATCACTGGCTGAATTGTCTTTTTTTACTTCTCAAATTCATTTTCGCATTTCCCATATTTACCGTGAAGGTAGCTGTTGCGTTGACAATCTAGCTAATCATGGTCTTACTACTGTTAATAGTTTCTCTTGGTGAGATTCAATTTCCTCTTTTTGTATAGCTGATTATATGGACAATAGATTAGGCGATCCTAACTACAGGTTTTGTTGATTGATCCTTGTTCATGGGTTTTGGTATAGTCCCCTAAtgtcttgtttttgttttttttttctttttaatcaatatatttatGGTGGAAGAGGGGGAACCAAAATGGAAAGGAAAGAAGAGACGGGATGGGATGAGTTTAGGAGCGCTAAAGTGTTgcggaagagaagagaagaatgtGGAAGTTacaaacttaaaagaaatttcACCAGTTTGGCAAAGCCGAAATAGCTATCAAATATTTGGAAATTTCACCAGTTAGGCAAAGCCGAAATAGCtatcaaatatttgaaaatttcagTAGGTCTCATTCACAGTACTTCCCCTCTCAGTTGGTGAGAAAAGAATGGATTTTTGCATTGTTGAATCTAATTACTATGCTATCCCTTCACTCTCGTGGGTTTCCTGTGCACACAAAAGGatattcatgtattttttattgtaatttcttcttttttttaacatatcaaaccactttaatttaaatatttttttttattttcattttatttctctcctaccaaataatatatattcctCTTCATTTCTTAcctatttctcttattttctttttttatttacctaCTTTTTCTCCCCTATCAAACAAAATCATTAGGATATTTttggatatttaaaataaataaaaatgtgaagGGGGTGGATGTTGTTGCAAAAAAGACTGAGTGCGTGAAAAGCTCGATATCACTTCCCCATCTATCTTCAAGTTTCAGAAGACACGTGGGTGGATAGCAACTTAGAACACAAGTGAACTCAAAGTGGAACAACCCAAGCTTGTTTCACAGCTCAACAACAATGGCTTCTATCTCATGCATCACCCACCACCCCATCACTTCCAAGCTCAATAATGCCTTCTCTTCACCCCACGTCTCTGCCTCAAACTTGGCCTCACGGTTTCTGGGCACCAGAAAAAGAGTTGGGTTGCATAGCCTCACCTCTAGAATAATTGGACCCTCTAATGGCTCCAAAGCCACATGCTGGTTCAGGTTCGGCAAGAACGGTGTTGATGCCAAAGGTGCTGGCATCTATGGCAGCCAGGGCCGTGATGACTTTGATAGAGATGACGTGGAACAGGTAGGTTGGTGTCTGAAGTTGTGAAAGTGAAAGTTGTTATTGTTCACATTTATGCTTGTGATGTGGTTCTTGTGTAGAGAttcattgttgttgtttttgtttatatatgttGGGAGATTATAGCAAATAAGGGTTAATAAGAATGACGATTAtgtgttttttgtttggaaaattTGAAGTTTTGATGTTCACATTTATGTTGGTTGTGTGTATGGAATTATGTCATGCTTGTGCATGTGGTTCTGGTGTGGAGGTTcattgttggtttttttttgttttgttttgtttacgtTGGGAGATTATAGCAAGTAAGGGATAAGAATGACGTTTCTATCTATGTTTGTTTGGaaaatttgaagttttgaaCTTGTGGAGATATGAGGGATTGTGCTGATGCATTGCTGTTATGTGATGTTGGAGTGGCTTTAAGATGTgagaataatttttgttttcatttaggATTAGGATTTTCCAATTTCATACAACTTGCTGAGGAGAAAAATGAGTGCATATTTTTAAAAGGGCTAGGAAGTTAGATAGAGGGGATCAATTAGATGGATAAAGGGACATGCACAGAATTAGAATGTGAAATGGGAAACTCtttttgtgaaggggaaacccgTAGAGGAGCATTCTTACTCGCATTCTTGGTAGTTCAATAAAATTGTTCATgtcctttgtttatttttatcaatttccCACTTCTCTTTCCTGGGTTCCTATAAAATTCATTCATGCATGATTCAATGCTATAGGTTAAGATCGGAATTTTGTAACAgttgtttttacaataaaaatggAGAATGGGAAAAGGAGGCAGGAATATAATGAGGAAGAAAAGAGGCATTAATAAAGATAACGGCAATTTTGTATTTCTTACATCAAGATGGAAAATTGATTTTTGGGTTGGAATTGCGATAATTATGATATGTGGTTAAATTTGTCTGCTTATTGCCCAACTTCATTGAAGAGCTAGTAGGGTCAAGATCACAATTTTATTAACAGTGTATTTTTTAGATTAAGAAAATCTGggaagggaaagggaaaaagaaaaagaagaaatattatTGTAGAAGGAAAGAGGCAGAAATGAAGATAGATAAGTAATTGTGTATTCCTTCCATAAAGATGGAAAGTTGAGATGGGATGGAAATGCTAAGATAAATAAGTGCTTAAATCTGCCTGCTTTTTACCCAACTTTAAGCTATAATGTATTCATTCTCCGTTCTTTTATTAGCAAAAGACCTTATATCAAGTCtcattaagaagattgttatgGAATGAAATGATGTAAAAGGATCAGACCTCTGATCCAGGTATCGGTATCACAGTAGTCACGTAATACACAAAGAATGCCAAGGCACTTACCAAGCCATCTTGGAAATAGACAGAAGAACATTCACATTCCATTCATTCCTTATTAATCATTGTTATTTGTTGGTTTCTATTCTTAAATCATGTAAACTGTGAGAACTATCTCTAAGTgtaaagttaaataaataatgtgcAGATCCCACTAGTCCACTACCACAAATTACTACATAGGATATGCCGCTTAGACAGACCTTAGGCTAGTACTCCCTCTAAATGTAATGAAGGTAACTCCTAATCATGCATTGTTCCCATCTAGGAAGTATGTTACTCTagattgtcttgtggtttgctTGAATTCCCTTTCTCTGAATTTGGATATTGTAATTGAAGGATCGGCAATATTTTCTGAATACACTGTAGAAGCAGTATGGTGAGGATGTTGGATAACACTTCATTTGAGACATATTCAGTAGACGGAATATATATGTCTAGGTTAACTATGTTAGATAATGTTTTATACGAGTTCTGAAGTTACTTTAAATTAAGGAATGAACAATGCAAtaagtaattttgaaatttagtaACTAGATTATCAATTTCTGAACTTTAGTTCTCTCATCCGCTGCACATATCTGATATGGTATGATGAATTCATCATAAATTTGATATCTTGAGAActccaaaacatatatatgttgtCATAAAAAAGTCAAGCAAACGCATTGCCTGATTTTTCTCTGCATTAGCATATATCCATTTTTTTATGACCTTCAGGTATTTCTAGTAAAAGATTTCGTGAGTTTCTCTCTAAATTTATTTGTGTATAATTCAGTTGAAACAGTGCAACTTTATTGAGTATGTACTGTACTCAATGCCTGATTacctttcccttttcttttatttactttcCTAGCTAATTGTAATTTGGAAATTCAGTTCTGGAAAAGAAGATACATGTGATTGGAAAGTGGTTTTGTGTTCTAGCAgtgttaacaaattttataattacatcACAATCCTTTGCAGTACTTCATAATCACATCATAATTCATATTTCTTAATCTTTTGCAGTACTTCAACTATATGGGGATGCTCGCTGTAGAAGGAACATATGATAAAATGGAAGCTCTTCTAAGCCAAAACATCCACCCCGTGGACATCCTTCTCCTGTTAGCTGCCTCAGAAAGTGACAAGCCAAAAATTGAAGAACTCTTGAGAGCTGGAGCAAAATACGATGTAAAAGATGCAGATGGACGGACGGCGTTGGATAGGGCTACCGACGAAATTAAAGATTTCATTCTTAATTTTTCCGTGCAGAGGGCATGACTTGTTTGTTACCATTATAAGTGAGTTCAGCTATATAGTTGTTACATTTTGATAACTTTTGAACTATGTTAGCTTATATGCTTTGGATTGATCACGAGAATGAAGTTGATCTCAATAATATCTAAAACACATActaattaagaacataaaacacTATAACCCATAAAGTAGTTACTACAATCCATCTGGTATGGACAATATTAATGTAGTATTGGGTGGCCAATTTG
Encoded proteins:
- the LOC114395701 gene encoding cyclin-D4-1-like isoform X2, which translates into the protein MAPSFDFASSLLCTEDNTVFDESHNNGGTMMSMMGMCEDTWSPRKRHFDEEPDELPLLSDESLAMMVEKECQHWPGLRCLNKLQTGDLDFGARMEVVDRILKKGRVWTMQLMAVACLSLVWKMFFIFLSMFAGAHEQQ
- the LOC114394925 gene encoding protein LHCP TRANSLOCATION DEFECT-like is translated as MASISCITHHPITSKLNNAFSSPHVSASNLASRFLGTRKRVGLHSLTSRIIGPSNGSKATCWFRFGKNGVDAKGAGIYGSQGRDDFDRDDVEQYFNYMGMLAVEGTYDKMEALLSQNIHPVDILLLLAASESDKPKIEELLRAGAKYDVKDADGRTALDRATDEIKDFILNFSVQRA
- the LOC114395701 gene encoding cyclin-D4-1-like isoform X1; the encoded protein is MAPSFDFASSLLCTEDNTVFDESHNNGGTMMSMMGMCEDTWSPRKRHFDEEPDELPLLSDESLAMMVEKECQHWPGLRCLNKLQTGDLDFGARMEVVDRILKKGRVWTMQLMAVACLSLVWKMFFIFLSMFAGRMGSNHKIKKNTWVLLCYTVIIF
- the LOC114395701 gene encoding uncharacterized protein LOC114395701 isoform X3, which encodes MAPSFDFASSLLCTEDNTVFDESHNNGGTMMSMMGMCEDTWSPRKRHFDEEPDELPLLSDESLAMMVEKECQHWPGLRCLNKLQTGDLDFGARMEVVDRILKVGWGPITRLKKIHGFYFVTL
- the LOC114395701 gene encoding uncharacterized protein LOC114395701 isoform X4, which produces MAPSFDFASSLLCTEDNTVFDESHNNGGTMMSMMGMCEDTWSPRKRHFDEEPDELPLLSDESLAMMVEKECQHWPGLRCLNKLQTGDLDFGARMEVVDRILKEHMSSSR